From the Pongo pygmaeus isolate AG05252 chromosome X, NHGRI_mPonPyg2-v2.0_pri, whole genome shotgun sequence genome, one window contains:
- the LOC129024049 gene encoding ferritin light chain-like, translating into MSTQSRQKYTAGVEAATDRLINMHLQASYTYLSLSFYFEGDDVALKGVGHFFRKLAEEKCEGAKHLLMQNQRSSCGLFQDEQKLLRDEWSGSLAAMEAALALEKNLNQAFLDLHALSSANTDPNLCDFLEKHFLDREVKLIKKMGNYLTNLRRLASPQAGLVKYLFRRLKDDWELPEPSNL; encoded by the coding sequence ATGAGCACCCAGAGCCGCCAAAAGTATACCGCTGGGGTGGAGGCCGCTACTGACCGCCTGATCAACATGCATCTGCAGGCCTCCTACACCTACCTCTCTCTGAGCTTCTATTTCGAAGGCGACGACGTGGCTCTCAAGGGCGTGGGCCACTTCTTTCGCAAGCTGGCTGAAGAGAAATGCGAGGGTGCCAAGCATCTTTTGATGCAGAACCAGCGTAGCAGCTGCGGCCTCTTCCAAGATGAGCAGAAGCTGCTCCGAGATGAGTGGAGTGGCAGCCTGGCCGCCATGGAAGCCGCCCTGGCCCTGGAGAAGAACCTGAACCAGGCCTTTTTGGATCTGCATGCCCTAAGTTCTGCCAACACAGACCCCAATCTCTGTGATTTTCTGGAAAAGCACTTCCTAGACCGAGAGGTGAAACTCATCAAGAAGATGGGCAACTACTTGACCAACCTCCGCAGGCTGGCCAGCCCCCAGGCCGGGCTGGTGAAGTATCTCTTCAGAAGGCTTAAGGACGACTGGGAGCTTCCAGAGCCCAGCAACCTTTGA